One window of the Salvia miltiorrhiza cultivar Shanhuang (shh) chromosome 6, IMPLAD_Smil_shh, whole genome shotgun sequence genome contains the following:
- the LOC130988181 gene encoding protein PHOX1-like gives MENQSETDKSRSGDKWREIYLRKMRNSDNSQRHYDIDTAAFMSMSQKLKEDGNRLFQKRDYGGAILKYDKSIKLLPRFHADVAYLRSNMAECYMQLGVGEYSRAIDECNLALEVIPNYCKALLKRARCYETLHRPDLALRDIRLVLKSEPNNLMASEIEERLRRVFERQGSRLSDIPNDLVPLPDYTDSPSSSESRGVGEMSMKKKRNNLDGKRVDGMFEDYNEERELKGKFEERTASSIYIRAPSSRAEKNTEDKVVVEVEKVRSSEEEEQRRTVKLVFKEDIRWTQIPFKCDILNLRKIIAERFPSSKAVMIKYKDQEGDMVTISTTEELRLVESSAGDASIKLHVIEVSPDQDPLFKKLRKEKMEKKQASSSEKEAKSNEMRCESTCISDWIIQFAQFFKNHVGFDIDAYIDLHEVGVKLYSEAMEETVTSDEAQDLFVVAADKFQELAALAMFNWGNVHMSRARKRVYFTDDSSRQSVLEQIKTAFDYAQKEFGKAGKRYEEALKIKPNFYEAVLAHGQGQFEQAKLSWYYAVATEVDLESWPSGEVLMLYNNAEENMEKGMQMWEDLQEQRMSELHKENNIETLLQRMKLDNLFKQVSADELEEQANNIRSQIFVLWGTMLYERSVMEYKLGLPVWQECLEVSVEKFEQAGASSADIAVMIKNHCSNDTGLECCGFNIDEIVQAWNEMYEAKKWQRNISSFRLEPLLRRRVSKLYNALEIA, from the exons ATGGAGAACCAAAGTGAAACAGACAAGAGCCGTTCTGGCGATAAATGGCGTGAGATATATTTGAGGAAAATGAGAAATAGCGATAATAGCCAGAGACATTATGATATAGATACAGCTGCATTCATGTCAATGTCTCAGAAATTGAAAGAGGATGGCAATAGGCTTTTCCAAAAGAGGGATTATGGGGGTGCCATCTTAAAATACGATAAATCCATCAAGTTGCTGCCGAGATTCCACGCAGATGTGGCGTATCTGAGGAGCAACATGGCGGAATGCTATATGCAGTTGGGCGTGGGCGAGTATTCGAGGGCGATAGACGAGTGTAACTTGGCTCTTGAGGTGATCCCCAATTACTGCAAGGCCCTCTTGAAGAGGGCTAGGTGTTATGAGACTTTGCATAGGCCTGATTTGGCACTTAGGGATATTAGGTTAGTGTTGAAGTCGGAGCCTAACAATCTCATGGCGAGTGAGATTGAGGAGAGGTTGAGGAGAGTGTTTGAGAGGCAGGGGTCGAGGCTTAGTGATATCCCCAATGATTTGGTTCCGTTGCCTGACTACACTGACTCGCCTTCTTCAAGTGAGAGCAGGGGGGTTGGGGAGATGTcgatgaagaagaagagaaacaaCTTAGATGGTAAGAGAGTTGATGGCATGTTTGAGGATTATAATGAGGAGAGAGAGTTGAAGGGGAAATTTGAGGAACGAACTGCTAGTTCAATCTATATCAGGGCGCCTAGTAGTCGAGCTGAGAAGAATACGGAAGACAAGGTGGTCGTTGAGGTAGAGAAAGTTAGAAGTAGTGAAGAGGAAGAGCAGAGAAGAACGGTGAAGTTAGTGTTTAAGGAAGACATTAGATGGACTCAGATTCCTTTCAAGTGCGATATTTTAAATCTGAGGAAGATCATTGCTGAGCGATTCCCTAGCTCAAAAGCCGTCATGATCAAGTATAAGGATCAAGAAGGCGATATGGTGACAATCAGCACGACAGAGGAGCTGAGGCTGGTTGAATCGTCTGCTGGTGATGCTTCCATAAAGCTGCATGTTATTGAAGTCAGCCCGGATCAAGATCCATTGTTTAAGAAGTTGAGaaaggaaaagatggagaagaaACAGGCGAGCTCAAGTGAAAAGGAGGCGAAATCAAATGAGATGCGTTGTGAATCAACTTGTATCAGTGATTGGATCATTCAGTTTGCTCAGTTCTTCAAGAACCATGTTGGTTTTGACATCGATGCTTACATTGATCTCCATGAGGTGGGAGTGAAGCTCTACTCCGAAGCAATGGAGGAGACGGTCACTAGTGACGAGGCTCAAGACCTCTTCGTTGTTGCTGCAGATAAGTTCCAAGAGCTGGCTGCTTTAGCCATGTTCAATTGGGGCAATGTTCACATGTCCAGGGCAAGGAAGAGAGTGTACTTCACTGATGATTCTTCTCGACAATCTGTGCTCGAACAGATCAAGACTGCTTTTGATTATGCGCAGAAGGAGTTCGGCAAAGCAGGAAAGAGATACGAAGAGGCTCTGaaaatcaaaccaaattttTATGAGGCTGTTCTGGCTCATGGGCAGGGGCAGTTTGAGCAAGCAAAGCTTTCTTGGTATTATGCCGTCGCGACAGAGGTAGATTTGGAGTCGTGGCCTTCGGGAGAAGTTCTTATGCTGTACAACAATGCAGAGGAAAACATGGAGAAGGGAATGCAGATGTGGGAAGACTTGCAAGAGCAGCGTATGTCCGAGCTCCACAAGGAGAATAACATCGAAACACTATTGCAGAGAATGAAGCTCGATAACTTGTTCAAACAGGTATCCGCAGATGAACTCGAGGAACAGGCTAACAACATTAGATCCCAGATATTCGTATTGTGGGGTACCATGTTGTACGAAAGATCGGTCATGGAATACAAACTCGGACTTCCCGTGTGGCAAGAATGTTTGGAGGTCTCCGTTGAGAAATTTGAACAAGCTGGGGCTTCTTCGGCTGATATTGCTGTCATGATCAAGAATCATTGCTCTAACGACACTGGATTGGAAT GTTGTGGATTCAACATTGATGAGATAGTACAGGCATGGAACGAGATGTATGAAGCAAAAAAATGGCAGAGAAACATCTCTTCTTTCCGGTTGGAGCCACTTCTCCGAAGACGTGTTTCAAAGCTTTATAATGCCCTCGAAATTGCATAG